The window CAATTTTAATCATTGTTTTATCCAATACCTGCACACTTCTCTGCCGTAGCTTCTAATCTTAACGTTTCAAGTCCGTTTTCGTGCCCGCCCCACAAAATTTATGTAAAAAACTTTACGCGCTGAAGGTCTGCCAGGCTTGCACCTGTAAACCCGGTCTTTCTTATTTTGTTTGTGGATTGATATAGTTCAATAAAGCACTATTAGCGCTTAAATGAAGCATTTTTCATTTAAATACTCTTATACACTATTTTCAGGCATGTTCTTTTAGAGCGATCATCTGCTAAATAGTTTTGTTTACAGCAATAGTATCTACCTTTGCACCATGAATTTGCTATCAGTAGAAAACCTTTCTAAACAATACAATCAGCGACAGCTGTTTCAGGATATTACCTTTGGGATTGGCCAGGGACAAAAAGTGGCCCTTATTGGCCGGAATGGCACCGGTAAAAGCACCCTTATCAAGATTCTGGCAAGCACCGAATCTCCCGATGCAGGGCAGGTAGTGTACAGAAGCGGTGTGCAGGTAGGCTATTTGCCCCAGCACCCTAAATTTATCCCCGGCCATTCTGTTCGTGAAGCGCTTTTTGATAGCAGCAACCCTGCCCTGTCGCTGGTAGCAGAATATGAGTACCTGCTGGAAGCCATCAGTGAAAAACCAGAGCTAAGCGATCGCTTCCAGGTGGTAATGTCTGAAATAGACAGCCAGAACCTCTGGGATTATGAAAGCAGTGTAAAGCAAATTCTGGGTAAGCTGGATATTCATGATCTGCAACAACCTATCGATTCCATGAGCGGCGGCCAGCGCCGGCGGGTAGCACTTGCCAAAACCCTGCTGGAGCGCCCACACTTCCTGTTGCTCGATGAGCCTACCAACCACCTGGACCTGCCCGCTATTGAATGGCTGGAGGATTACCTTAGCAAAGCACAGCTAAGCCTGCTGATGGTTACCCACGACCGCTATTTTATGGAGCAGGTAACCAACGAGGTGCTGGAGCTCTCTGGCGCTAAGCTTTTTGGTTACCACGGCAGCTACAGCTACTACCTGGAGAAAAAAGCCGAACGACAGGAACAACAGCAGGCCGAAGTAGACAAGGCCCGTAACCTGATGCGCAAAGAGCTGGACTGGGTGCGCCGCCAGCCCAAAGCCCGGGGCACCAAAGCTAAATACCGCCTCGATGCCTTTGAAGAGCTAAAGGAAAAAGCGGGTCAGAAAATTGGCGAGAAAGATATACAGCTGCAAACCATTGGCCGCCGTCTGGGTGGTAAGGTGCTGGAGCTTGAAAACATCAGCAAGAGCTATGGCGACAAGAAGCTGTTTGAACCCTTTAGCTATAAGTTTTTAAGAGGCGATAAAATTGGACTGATTGGTCCGAATGGTGCGGGTAAAAGTACCTTCCTGAATATTATTACCGGCACTGTAAAGCCTGATACCGGTACTGTAGATACAGGCCAGACCCTGCAGGTGGGCTATTACCGGCAGGAGGAGCAGATCTTTGACCCCAACATGCGGGTAATAGAAGTGGTGAAAGAGGTAGCCGAGGTCATCCCTATGGCAGATGGCCGCACCCTTACCGCCGGGCAGCTGCTGCTGGAGTTTGGCTTTAACGGCGACCAGCAGTATACGCTGGTGGGCAAATTAAGCGGGGGCGAAAAGCGCAGGCTGCAAATGCTGCGCATCCTGATGCAGAACCCCAACTTCCTGATCCTCGACGAGCCTACCAACGACCTGGACATCAGCACCCTGAACGTGCTGGAAGATTTCCTGGCTAACTACGGCGGTTGCCTGATCATCGTATCGCACGACCGTTACTTTATGGACCGCCTGGTAGATCACCTTTTTGTATTTGGCGAAGGCCAGATCCGCGACTTCCCGGGTAACTACACCGACTGGCGCGAGGCCAAGGAGGAGGAAGATGCAGAAGCCGCCAAACCACAGCCTAAAGCTGCACCCGTTAAGCAGGTGGAGGCACCGGTTGTATCAAAGCCAGTTATTGAAAAGCGCAAGCTAAGTTATAAGGAGCAAAAAGAGTTTGAGCAGCTGGAAAAACAAATTGCCCAGCTTAATAAAAAGAAAGAAGAGCTGGTGCTGAGGATGAACGCCGGCGGCGGTCACGAGGAGCTTATGGCTATGGGCCAGGAGCTGGAAAACATTAATGAACAGCTCGACGAAAAAGAAATGCGCTGGCTGGAGCTAAGTGAGCTGGCGTAACGAACAATCTTTATAATATGGGGCCGCAGCTGCAGAATATAATAAATTCTGTGTCTGCGGCCCTGTAACCTTCTGCCCCTATTGTGGTTTAACAGCATAGAGCACCTGCTTTGCCATGATTGCTGTAAT of the Flammeovirgaceae bacterium 311 genome contains:
- a CDS encoding ABC transporter ATPase (COG0488 ATPase components of ABC transporters with duplicated ATPase domains); the protein is MNLLSVENLSKQYNQRQLFQDITFGIGQGQKVALIGRNGTGKSTLIKILASTESPDAGQVVYRSGVQVGYLPQHPKFIPGHSVREALFDSSNPALSLVAEYEYLLEAISEKPELSDRFQVVMSEIDSQNLWDYESSVKQILGKLDIHDLQQPIDSMSGGQRRRVALAKTLLERPHFLLLDEPTNHLDLPAIEWLEDYLSKAQLSLLMVTHDRYFMEQVTNEVLELSGAKLFGYHGSYSYYLEKKAERQEQQQAEVDKARNLMRKELDWVRRQPKARGTKAKYRLDAFEELKEKAGQKIGEKDIQLQTIGRRLGGKVLELENISKSYGDKKLFEPFSYKFLRGDKIGLIGPNGAGKSTFLNIITGTVKPDTGTVDTGQTLQVGYYRQEEQIFDPNMRVIEVVKEVAEVIPMADGRTLTAGQLLLEFGFNGDQQYTLVGKLSGGEKRRLQMLRILMQNPNFLILDEPTNDLDISTLNVLEDFLANYGGCLIIVSHDRYFMDRLVDHLFVFGEGQIRDFPGNYTDWREAKEEEDAEAAKPQPKAAPVKQVEAPVVSKPVIEKRKLSYKEQKEFEQLEKQIAQLNKKKEELVLRMNAGGGHEELMAMGQELENINEQLDEKEMRWLELSELA